A region of Enoplosus armatus isolate fEnoArm2 chromosome 14, fEnoArm2.hap1, whole genome shotgun sequence DNA encodes the following proteins:
- the LOC139296330 gene encoding nucleolar and coiled-body phosphoprotein 1-like gives MVFQSCQSVQTDSMASEEDDALLLLIYQHLKVHGYQKAAKVLQKHVTQVETPEESSNLHDIYTGWMKLCSLAHHAKPEETEDSITLKKKTIKAEPATSEEEEGADTKLSNTTEENNVDAKPPHKSTTDSEKVSEQLLNPAGETKTTNSDGESSDSSGSEEEEEEKKEEEEETKTEQESAPVEVSAEASNEAESSSSDSSDSEEEVEPDSRQAAPDQAEDQLGAPDPAVASGLDGESSQEHKQDDDEPKQETEAASEVTHETSVFEQTAVNQTEETPSSTQEAEEEEGSAATKPGQAEPTTSDLTAQETNDEPAESEAPPPADPDSENPKEEEEEEEGKEEEKTERSEDSDLTAPLKPEDQVDANDVHITEERVDPEVSIILNIEDSDAAEGETSQLLPEEAAESSKGAETPKKKKKKSKKDVETPAADTLSTDASTLDSPSDTPLSTKTARKKKKDKKRPEEVEEEKQQEEEDTSQATSSEMKKKAKKRKRERDEVEEKDEGTAVTPSENEKNEVKDVEEEQIEAEGVEEEKTAEDLVSPAETEEKKKKKKKRKKEVQCDEGPAGGDEDAEKKLGATDGSSSQCSSAKKKKRLRKKLSRRKRLMLQKKEEKMKKRKKSGITSGQTDTAAGSKKQKRIQDAAEETPRPKPAKRPQPDSSLEDETPKKKKKKMKINAEQEESSSKENQPPKTKKEKKKKKRLEEEEEDDEGGVESGQSAELPEADSSPLSKEAKKKKKKKKMKAGKGEEMTGGSTPITESQDASAKKKKKNRLKEKLEAAADEHTPPTSSTKKKSSKKMIASD, from the exons ATGG TTTTCCAGTCGTGTCAGTCGGTCCAGACGGACAGCATGGCCTCGGAGGAGGACGACGCTCTGCTGCTTCTAATCTACCAGCACCTGAAGGTGCACGGCTACCAAAAAGCTGCCAAGGTGCTGCAAAAACACGTTACTCAG GTGGAGACACCAGAGGAGAGCTCCAACCTGCATGATATCTACACAGGCTGGATGAA gctGTGCTCCCTCGCTCATCATGCCAAgccagaagagacagaagactCCATTACTTTGAAGAAGAAGACCATCAAAGCAGAACCTGCCaccagtgaagaagaagagggcgcaGACACCAAACTCTCcaacaccacagaagaaaataatgtgGATGCCAAACCTCCACATa AGTCCACGACAGACTCTGAGAAGGTCTCTGAGCAGCTGCTGAATCCTGCAGGTGAAACCAAAACGACAAACTCAGACGGTGAGAGCTCCGACTCGTctggcagtgaagaagaagaagaagaaaagaaagaggaggaggaggaaacaaaaacagagcaagag tcGGCTCCCGTTGAAGTGTCTGCCGAGGCATCTAACGAGGCAGAAAGTTCCAGCTCCGACTCGTCAGACTCTGAGGAAGAGGTTGAACCCGACTCCAGACAAGCTGCCCCTGATCAGGCTGAGGATCAGCTCGGGGCCCCTGATCCAGCCGTGGCCTCAGGTCTGGATGGCGAGAGCAGTCAGGAGCATAAACAGGACGACGATGAGCCAAAACAG GAGACAGAAGCCGCCTCTGAGGTCACACATGAAACCTCTGTATTCGAAcagacagctgtcaatcaaacagagGAAACGCCTTCCTCCACTCaggaggcagaagaggaggaaggcagcGCTGCAACG AAGCCCGGCCAGGCTGAGCCCACCACGTCCGACCTGACGGCTCAGGAGACCAATGACGAGCCGGCCGAGAGCGAAGCCCCGCCCCCTGCAG aCCCTGACTCTGAAAATccaaaggaggaagaggaggaagaggagggaaaggaggaggagaaaactgaG AGGTCAGAGGACAGTGACCTCACAGCCCCGCTGAAGCCTGAGGACCAAGTTGACGCTAATGACGTCCACATCACTG AGGAGCGAGTCGACCCCGAGGTCTCCATCATCCTCAACATCGAAGATAGTGATGCAGCTGAGGGAGAAACCAGCCAACTGCTCCCCGAGGAGGCTGCAGAGTCCAGCAAAGGTGCCGAAAcgcccaagaagaagaaaaagaagagcaaaaaGGATGTAGAGACGCCAGCTGCAGATACACTGAGTACAGACGCATCTACCTTAGATTCACCCAGTGATACTCCTCTTTCCACCAAGACTgccaggaagaaaaagaaagacaaaaagagaccggaggaggtggaagaggagaagcagcaggaggaggaggacacgtCTCAGGCCACTTCAtcagagatgaagaagaaggctaagaaaaggaaaagggagagagatgaagtggaagagaaagatgagggaACTGCCGTCACTCCTTCAGAAAACGAAAAGAATGAGGTAAAAGATGTAGAGGAGGAGCAGATCGAGGCagaaggagtggaggaggagaagacggCGGAGGATCTTGTGAGTCCggcagaaacagaggagaaaaagaagaagaagaaaaagaggaaaaaggaggtgCAGTGTGACGAaggaccagcagggggcgacgAAGATGCAGAAAAGAAGCTGGGGGCCACAG ACGGAAGCTCTTCTCAGTGCTCCTcggccaaaaagaaaaaacgtctCAGGAAGAAACTGAGCCGGAGGAAGAGACTGATGCTccagaagaaagaggagaaaatgaagaagaggaagaagagcggCATCACTTCAGGACAGACTGacactgcagcaggaagcaagaa ACAAAAACGGATCCAAGACGCAGCGGAGGAGACGCCTCGACCAAAACCAGCCAAAAGACCTCAACCTGATTCTTCCCTGGAGGACGAgacaccaaagaagaagaagaaaaagatgaaaataaacgCAGAACAAGAAGAGAGTTCCTCGAAGGAAAACCAACCgccaaagacaaagaaagagaagaagaaaaagaagagattggaggaggaggaggaggatgatgaaggcGGTGTGGAGAGCGGCCAGAGTGCTGAGCTTCCTGAAGCTGACTCGTCTCCACTTTCAAAGGaagcgaagaagaagaagaagaaaaagaagatgaaggcTGGAAAAGGCGAGGAGATGACAGGAGGTTCAACTCCCATCACTGAGAGCCAAGATGCatctgcaaagaaaaaga AGAAGAACAGATTAAAGGAGAAACTGGAAGCCGCTGCAGACGAACACACTCCTCCAACTTCTTCTACG AAAAAGAAATCCTCCAAAAAGATGATCGCCTCTGATTAA